One Gemella haemolysans ATCC 10379 DNA segment encodes these proteins:
- a CDS encoding prepilin-type N-terminal cleavage/methylation domain-containing protein: MVKQHFKNRNGFSLVEMIAVLMIVSIIVIILSRISINTYEKYQERLAVNELVSEIYTIQTKSLGKDRSYITFFSSDDEYAVLYDGQKYWKKIRKNGKAKLGAASVKFEYWRGNLISKANTVDVKFDNSLYRIIVHLDTGYVTLDEI, translated from the coding sequence ATGGTAAAGCAACACTTCAAAAATAGAAATGGATTCTCTTTGGTAGAGATGATAGCCGTGTTAATGATAGTTAGTATTATTGTGATAATCTTATCAAGAATCTCTATAAATACTTATGAGAAATATCAGGAGAGATTAGCTGTTAATGAGCTAGTGTCAGAAATTTATACTATTCAAACTAAGAGCTTAGGTAAGGATAGATCTTATATCACCTTCTTTTCAAGTGATGATGAGTACGCAGTTTTATATGATGGTCAGAAGTATTGGAAGAAAATACGTAAAAATGGTAAAGCAAAACTTGGTGCAGCTTCAGTGAAATTCGAGTATTGGAGAGGAAATCTAATATCTAAAGCGAACACCGTCGATGTAAAGTTTGATAATAGTTTATATCGAATAATAGTTCATTTAGATACAGGATATGTGACACTAGATGAAATATAA
- the comGB gene encoding competence type IV pilus assembly protein ComGB: protein MKKKNGDIKKILDKENKIYFIKRLYELINHGYMLEDSLEFLLIQYEVADDEIKKIKEKLSNGNKLSDILGYLGYSQLIISKIKFAEDYGRIEDMLLEVETYLSIQKIQQEKIIKTLRYPLFLTLTLVCLIMVFNALVIPQFENIYTSSNIKMDLQTIILIKSLYYIPKIISIIILFILLGISYLFYTIRYKPHLFLKTLLYIPKIRNYSKLYFSYRFSMELSLFLMSGFSLKTALEVMVEENYDYYLTEFAKEILYELDKGISFEDAIGKIKYFDKSIRKFVSHGRNNGLIDKELKLFSELMLDTFLTSLDRTLKKLQPILFGILAVVIVGLYMVILLPIFNMASSLK from the coding sequence ATGAAAAAGAAAAATGGGGATATTAAAAAAATCCTAGATAAAGAGAATAAAATATATTTTATTAAGCGTCTATATGAGTTGATAAATCATGGATATATGTTAGAAGATTCTTTAGAATTTCTATTAATACAATATGAAGTTGCTGATGATGAAATTAAAAAGATAAAAGAAAAACTCTCTAACGGAAATAAATTATCCGATATATTGGGGTATCTTGGTTATTCACAACTAATTATAAGCAAAATAAAATTTGCTGAAGACTATGGTCGAATTGAAGATATGTTACTCGAAGTAGAAACTTATCTATCAATACAAAAAATACAACAAGAAAAGATAATAAAAACATTAAGATATCCACTATTTTTAACACTTACATTAGTATGCCTTATTATGGTATTTAATGCGCTAGTAATTCCACAATTTGAGAACATCTATACTTCATCTAATATTAAGATGGATCTCCAAACCATTATATTAATCAAATCACTTTATTATATTCCAAAAATCATTTCCATTATAATTTTATTTATCCTTTTAGGTATAAGTTACTTATTTTATACAATTAGATATAAACCACATCTATTTTTAAAGACTCTATTATATATTCCTAAGATTAGAAACTATTCTAAACTATATTTTTCTTACAGATTTTCTATGGAGTTAAGTTTATTTCTTATGAGTGGATTCTCTTTGAAAACTGCTTTAGAAGTAATGGTCGAAGAAAATTATGATTATTATTTAACAGAATTTGCTAAAGAAATTTTATATGAACTAGATAAAGGCATAAGTTTCGAAGACGCAATTGGAAAAATTAAATATTTTGATAAATCAATTAGAAAATTTGTAAGCCATGGAAGAAATAATGGTTTGATTGATAAAGAATTAAAACTTTTCAGTGAATTGATGTTAGATACCTTTTTAACATCATTAGATAGAACCTTAAAAAAATTACAACCTATTTTATTTGGAATCTTAGCCGTAGTAATTGTGGGACTGTATATGGTAATACTACTTCCAATTTTTAACATGGCAAGTTCATTAAAATAA
- a CDS encoding type II secretion system protein: MKYNKKGFTFIELIGSLFICSLLFVFLIPNMVRQYSNLYKTEKELEMREILYEEICSHYKDKNFTTKRKNYYISVSGNSARIEDEETGEKISYS, encoded by the coding sequence ATGAAATATAATAAAAAAGGATTTACTTTTATAGAACTGATAGGATCTTTATTTATTTGTTCATTGCTATTTGTATTTTTAATACCGAATATGGTAAGGCAATATTCTAATCTTTACAAAACTGAAAAAGAATTAGAGATGAGAGAGATATTGTATGAAGAAATTTGTAGTCATTATAAGGATAAAAATTTCACTACAAAGAGAAAGAATTATTATATAAGTGTGAGTGGGAATTCAGCAAGAATTGAGGATGAAGAGACTGGTGAAAAGATCAGTTATAGCTAA
- the comGC gene encoding competence type IV pilus major pilin ComGC yields MKKIIQKFKNKDAFTLIEMLIVLFIIAILLILIIPNITKNIDTAKDKSSEAYEKTVQSQVTAYEINENDKDVTFEKLVEKHYLDGPADKASTAPNGKKIVIANGKATLQK; encoded by the coding sequence ATGAAAAAAATTATTCAAAAGTTTAAAAACAAAGATGCATTTACACTTATAGAGATGTTAATCGTACTCTTTATAATCGCAATTCTATTAATTCTTATAATCCCTAATATTACTAAGAATATAGACACAGCTAAAGATAAAAGTTCAGAAGCATATGAAAAAACAGTACAATCACAAGTTACTGCTTATGAAATTAATGAAAATGATAAAGATGTTACATTTGAAAAACTAGTTGAAAAACATTATTTAGATGGCCCTGCAGATAAAGCTAGTACAGCACCTAATGGTAAGAAAATAGTAATAGCAAATGGTAAAGCAACACTTCAAAAATAG
- a CDS encoding prepilin-type N-terminal cleavage/methylation domain-containing protein encodes MKRSVIAKFKQGFTLLELTVSLFLLVILTLLLMLILQTTINTSKRFLDYSNYEYALAHRKILQTYNNSAKVTQEKHYIIMKSKDDSEDVRINFNDNQIYMDKFKNSNDFAGYILLLKHIKGYTLSVEDETIHILIVDKNNHERDMFLKIKDEKTDKEKAQEEKEKKEKEEKAKKDTEKHPKDNAEIEKIKPITNNEEGS; translated from the coding sequence GTGAAAAGATCAGTTATAGCTAAATTTAAACAGGGATTCACCTTGCTGGAATTGACAGTATCTTTATTCTTATTAGTAATCCTAACCTTACTACTTATGCTAATATTACAGACTACAATAAACACCTCGAAAAGATTTTTAGACTATTCAAATTATGAATATGCCTTGGCCCACAGAAAAATACTACAGACATACAATAATAGTGCAAAAGTCACTCAAGAAAAACATTATATTATAATGAAAAGTAAAGATGATTCAGAAGATGTAAGGATAAATTTCAATGATAATCAAATCTACATGGACAAGTTTAAAAATTCTAATGACTTTGCTGGATATATTCTTCTACTAAAACATATCAAGGGATATACATTATCTGTTGAGGATGAAACTATACATATACTAATCGTAGATAAAAATAATCATGAACGAGATATGTTTCTAAAGATAAAAGATGAAAAAACAGATAAAGAAAAAGCCCAAGAAGAGAAAGAGAAGAAAGAAAAAGAAGAGAAGGCAAAGAAAGATACAGAAAAACATCCTAAGGATAATGCAGAAATAGAAAAAATAAAACCAATTACTAACAATGAGGAAGGAAGTTAG
- the comGA gene encoding competence type IV pilus ATPase ComGA: MNQIINEAIEKRASDIHIYPHTSGNSFVQLRVNGHLSKYEQFSNRELDAIISLLKFNSNIDISRNKEPQSGRFVYNYNDRDYFLRVSTLPLSELNEGCVVRIFINELEDVEYSIFEEDSEYINNLSKKANGLILFSGPTGSGKSTSLYKLASELANMNKQVITVEDPVEKKIPSLIQMQVNEKAGINYDNALKSILRCDPDAMVIGEIRDYKTASQVITSAFSGHLVLSTIHAEDSIGVINRLRDLNLSLEDIKQTVICIISQRLVNLVNGKRGLVTEILKKEDIHEYIDNNRIHKNYLEKKFELAYEKGLINNDEKEKWGY; the protein is encoded by the coding sequence ATGAACCAAATTATTAACGAAGCAATAGAAAAAAGAGCCAGTGATATCCATATATACCCACATACGTCGGGGAATTCCTTTGTACAACTCAGGGTGAACGGTCATCTGAGTAAATATGAACAATTTTCTAATAGGGAGCTAGACGCGATCATATCGCTTTTAAAATTTAATTCTAATATAGATATTTCAAGGAATAAGGAACCGCAAAGTGGTCGCTTTGTCTATAATTATAATGATAGAGATTATTTTTTACGTGTTTCCACCTTACCACTAAGTGAGTTAAATGAGGGCTGTGTGGTTAGAATATTTATTAATGAATTAGAAGATGTTGAATACAGTATTTTTGAAGAAGATAGTGAATATATAAACAATCTTTCAAAAAAAGCTAATGGTCTAATATTATTTTCAGGACCTACAGGAAGCGGTAAATCAACATCACTGTATAAATTAGCAAGTGAGCTTGCTAACATGAATAAGCAGGTAATTACAGTAGAAGATCCTGTAGAAAAAAAGATTCCTAGTTTAATACAAATGCAAGTAAATGAAAAAGCAGGAATTAACTATGATAATGCCTTAAAATCTATCTTGCGATGTGATCCGGATGCTATGGTAATCGGAGAAATCCGTGACTATAAGACAGCTAGTCAAGTAATTACGTCAGCATTTTCAGGACATTTAGTTTTAAGTACAATTCATGCGGAAGATTCTATTGGAGTAATAAATCGATTAAGAGATTTAAACCTGTCACTAGAAGATATAAAACAAACCGTGATTTGCATTATTTCGCAAAGATTGGTGAATTTAGTAAACGGAAAAAGAGGATTAGTAACCGAAATATTGAAAAAAGAAGATATTCATGAATATATAGATAATAATAGAATACATAAAAACTATTTAGAGAAAAAGTTTGAATTAGCTTACGAAAAAGGTTTAATCAACAATGATGAAAAAGAAAAATGGGGATATTAA